The Streptomyces aurantiacus genome includes a region encoding these proteins:
- a CDS encoding PEP-utilizing enzyme, producing MKSWITDWQRSERLPHYTRANAGETLPEPASPLGWTLVWGRGLQGWRHGFVGFGIYREEEVAGPRPPFVGMFGGHFYLNLSHMRLFGIRMGQTADQIDAAFVGQRSDTPVYVAHPDDQDEELTAKAGGTLQRMLGQAGFPEADADRERLRALRRSRPDLTQLSDAALVAHARSLLDEVETTFQRHVESSLPASVGPAILGPLCASVDRPGAMLDLIGGLGDVDSASPSTGLWTLSRQVAASAELSALFDRGSAAVEQALDGASGDVKAFRDSFEEFLAESGDRGPNEWDIHALSWEASPVQALALVDRIRHSPDDDSPAARQERLAEGRERTAREIRAALPEETRPVFDAGMHASQVWIPARERTKANCVTVVNEIRMAVRELGRRGVDAGLFDRPEDVMMLLDTELDDYVAAPESFGPVIAQRLQEYAGLHELEPPFFVADDAQTEIDTWPRRAEERTPAAVAGDVLGGVGGSHGTYTGKVRVVTDPASCEALEPGEVLVAPITDAAWTPLFLVAGAAVVDVGALNSHAVVVCRELGIPAVISVESGTRRLRDGMVITVDGDRGTVTVDSVPAPLGS from the coding sequence ATGAAGAGCTGGATCACGGACTGGCAGCGCAGTGAGCGGCTGCCGCACTACACCCGGGCCAACGCGGGCGAGACCCTGCCGGAACCCGCCAGCCCGCTGGGCTGGACCCTCGTCTGGGGGCGGGGCCTGCAGGGCTGGCGCCACGGCTTCGTCGGGTTCGGCATCTACCGCGAGGAGGAGGTGGCCGGGCCCCGACCGCCGTTCGTCGGCATGTTCGGCGGCCACTTCTACCTCAACCTGTCCCACATGCGGCTGTTCGGCATCCGTATGGGCCAGACAGCGGACCAGATCGACGCGGCCTTCGTCGGACAGCGCTCCGACACGCCGGTGTACGTGGCACACCCGGACGACCAGGACGAGGAGCTGACCGCCAAGGCGGGCGGGACGCTCCAGCGGATGCTCGGCCAGGCCGGCTTCCCGGAAGCCGACGCCGACCGGGAACGGCTGCGCGCCCTGCGCCGCTCACGCCCCGACCTGACACAGCTGTCCGACGCCGCACTGGTGGCGCACGCACGGTCGTTGCTGGACGAGGTGGAGACGACCTTCCAGCGGCACGTCGAGTCATCGCTGCCCGCGTCCGTCGGACCGGCGATCCTCGGTCCGCTGTGCGCGAGCGTGGACCGCCCCGGCGCCATGCTCGACCTGATCGGCGGTCTCGGCGACGTCGACTCCGCCTCTCCCTCGACCGGCCTGTGGACCCTGTCCCGGCAGGTGGCGGCCTCGGCCGAGCTGAGCGCGCTGTTCGACCGGGGTTCGGCCGCGGTCGAACAGGCGCTCGACGGAGCGAGCGGCGATGTGAAGGCGTTCCGTGACTCCTTCGAGGAATTCCTGGCGGAGTCCGGCGATCGCGGCCCCAACGAGTGGGACATCCACGCCCTGTCCTGGGAGGCCTCGCCCGTCCAGGCGCTGGCCCTGGTCGACCGGATCCGGCACAGTCCCGACGACGACTCCCCCGCCGCCCGCCAGGAGCGGCTGGCCGAGGGGCGTGAGCGTACGGCGCGGGAGATCCGGGCCGCGCTGCCCGAGGAGACGCGGCCCGTGTTCGACGCCGGCATGCACGCCTCCCAGGTGTGGATCCCGGCCCGCGAGCGCACCAAGGCGAACTGCGTCACCGTCGTCAACGAGATCCGCATGGCCGTACGGGAACTGGGCCGCCGCGGCGTCGATGCGGGGCTCTTCGACCGGCCCGAGGACGTGATGATGCTCCTGGACACCGAACTCGACGACTATGTCGCCGCCCCGGAGTCCTTCGGCCCTGTGATCGCACAGCGGCTGCAGGAGTACGCGGGCCTGCACGAGCTGGAGCCGCCGTTCTTCGTCGCCGACGACGCGCAGACCGAGATCGACACCTGGCCTCGACGCGCCGAGGAGCGGACGCCGGCGGCCGTCGCTGGTGATGTGCTCGGAGGTGTGGGCGGCAGCCACGGCACGTACACCGGCAAGGTGCGGGTGGTCACCGACCCTGCCTCGTGCGAGGCGCTGGAGCCCGGCGAGGTGCTCGTCGCGCCGATCACGGACGCGGCCTGGACCCCGCTGTTCCTGGTCGCCGGTGCGGCCGTCGTGGATGTGGGCGCGCTCAACAGCCACGCCGTGGTGGTCTGCCGTGAGCTGGGCATCCCGGCCGTCATCTCCGTCGAGAGCGGGACGCGACGGCTGCGGGACGGCATGGTCATCACGGTCGACGGCGACCGGGGCACGGTCACCGTGGACAGTGTCCCCGCGCCGCTCGGCAGCTGA
- a CDS encoding SDR family NAD(P)-dependent oxidoreductase, which translates to MNNQQDSRENTMVATGSLDGRVAVITGSTRSIGRAIAEAFLADGATVVVSGRSEVKGKQALEEMGAGDRAVFHPCDANSQQDIEGLADFAAERFGRLDIWVNNVGGSSGFAPIHQLSDEAWHNALNLNVNGYFYGTRRALPKMLEGGWGRIINISSVEGKQANKPAISHYITNKHAIHGLTKATAFEYGTQGITCNAICPGAVDTDLMRAAGPAAAEAEGISYEEWLGRFAEHAATKEITTVEQVAAVASLLASDAGAGITGTLISVDGGTAQW; encoded by the coding sequence GTGAACAACCAACAAGACTCGCGGGAGAACACCATGGTGGCTACGGGCAGCCTCGACGGACGTGTCGCGGTGATCACGGGCAGCACGCGCAGCATCGGCCGCGCCATCGCCGAGGCCTTTTTGGCCGACGGCGCGACGGTCGTGGTCAGCGGCCGTTCGGAGGTCAAGGGCAAGCAGGCCCTGGAAGAGATGGGCGCCGGGGACCGGGCCGTCTTCCACCCCTGCGACGCCAACAGTCAGCAGGACATCGAAGGACTCGCCGACTTCGCCGCCGAGCGCTTCGGCAGACTCGACATCTGGGTCAACAACGTCGGCGGCAGCTCCGGCTTCGCCCCCATCCACCAGCTCAGCGACGAGGCGTGGCACAACGCCCTCAACCTGAACGTCAACGGCTACTTCTACGGCACCCGCCGGGCGCTGCCGAAGATGCTGGAAGGCGGCTGGGGCCGCATCATCAACATCTCGTCGGTGGAGGGCAAGCAGGCCAACAAGCCCGCGATCAGCCACTACATCACCAACAAGCACGCCATCCACGGCCTGACCAAGGCGACCGCCTTCGAGTACGGCACCCAGGGCATCACCTGCAACGCCATCTGCCCCGGCGCCGTAGACACCGACCTCATGCGGGCCGCGGGTCCCGCCGCGGCGGAGGCCGAGGGCATCTCGTACGAGGAGTGGCTGGGCCGGTTCGCCGAGCATGCCGCCACCAAGGAGATCACCACCGTGGAGCAGGTCGCGGCGGTCGCCTCGCTGCTCGCGAGCGACGCGGGGGCGGGTATCACCGGCACGCTGATCAGCGTCGACGGCGGAACAGCGCAGTGGTAG
- a CDS encoding aromatic ring-hydroxylating oxygenase subunit alpha, whose protein sequence is MVQTSSPEIRETGAERRSPASAPSAPATPEYSSWISQDRSTDAASLTMRREAAELVERVMKHYRDNTTHEADGQRTEPVANYLDADRWRREMDAVHRSVPLPLAMSSELPGPNTYKAIDVLGIPVLITRDRQGTVHAMINACRHRGAKLLEPGCGVSKRLTCPYHSWSYDLAGELRGVYAEKTFGEVPREGRSLVRLPAGERAGIVFVSLDPAAEPDLDGWLGDLLPLLEGLRLAECHHYSTGELTSPNWKVTLDGYLETYHFASLHPKTVFETNLSNMMAHDTWGPHQRIAPALRPIAQAVDLPPDQRDPGDCVGPIYWLFPGLAIAGGWRQKIAVSLVLPRTATESVTQQIILLREPAVTEEERQTADRFGEWFHEVVRDEDYATTYGVQQGLKALAGTDFVFGRNEPGLQHFHRTIHQHLDRGATAAPRATR, encoded by the coding sequence GTGGTCCAGACCAGTTCGCCGGAGATTCGGGAGACAGGCGCCGAGCGCAGGTCACCGGCCTCGGCTCCATCGGCCCCCGCCACCCCCGAATACTCGTCGTGGATCAGCCAGGACCGGTCCACCGACGCCGCGTCCCTGACGATGCGGCGGGAGGCGGCCGAACTCGTCGAGCGGGTGATGAAGCACTACCGCGACAACACCACGCACGAGGCGGACGGCCAGCGGACGGAACCGGTCGCCAACTACCTGGACGCCGACCGCTGGCGGCGCGAGATGGACGCCGTCCACCGCAGCGTTCCCCTGCCGCTCGCCATGTCCAGCGAGCTTCCCGGGCCGAACACGTACAAGGCGATCGACGTGCTCGGCATCCCCGTGCTGATCACCCGCGACCGGCAGGGCACCGTGCACGCGATGATCAACGCCTGCCGGCACCGAGGGGCCAAGCTCCTCGAACCCGGCTGCGGGGTGTCGAAGCGGCTCACCTGCCCCTACCACTCCTGGTCGTACGACCTGGCCGGCGAGCTGCGGGGCGTGTACGCGGAGAAGACCTTCGGCGAGGTTCCGCGCGAGGGCCGCAGCCTCGTCCGGCTCCCGGCCGGGGAGCGCGCGGGGATCGTCTTCGTCTCGCTTGACCCGGCGGCCGAGCCCGACCTGGACGGCTGGCTGGGCGACCTGCTGCCACTGCTGGAGGGCCTGCGGCTGGCGGAGTGCCACCACTACTCCACCGGCGAGCTGACCAGTCCCAACTGGAAGGTCACCCTCGACGGCTATCTGGAGACGTACCACTTCGCCTCGCTGCACCCGAAGACGGTGTTCGAGACGAACCTCTCCAACATGATGGCCCACGACACCTGGGGCCCCCACCAGCGCATCGCACCGGCCCTGCGCCCCATCGCGCAGGCGGTCGACCTGCCGCCGGACCAGCGCGATCCCGGGGACTGTGTCGGCCCCATCTACTGGCTCTTCCCGGGCCTCGCGATCGCCGGCGGCTGGCGCCAGAAGATCGCCGTGTCCCTGGTGCTCCCCCGGACGGCGACCGAGTCGGTGACCCAGCAGATCATCCTGCTGCGGGAACCGGCGGTCACCGAGGAGGAACGCCAGACCGCCGACCGGTTCGGCGAGTGGTTCCACGAGGTGGTCCGCGACGAGGACTACGCGACCACCTACGGAGTCCAGCAGGGTCTGAAGGCCCTGGCCGGGACCGACTTCGTCTTCGGACGCAACGAGCCCGGACTCCAGCACTTCCACCGCACCATTCATCAGCACCTGGACAGAGGCGCCACAGCAGCCCCCAGAGCCACCAGGTGA
- a CDS encoding VOC family protein — MTRPFEVGVVVRDLALMERFYCAAIGCHAERRSRVPDSIGGPAGLGGELVVVWLGVPSGGCVKLILPRSAPVAAHAAPSPAGRPGLSYLTFHFDDMDPVVAALKAAGARPLSDPVVVRARGRRISFWADPEGNVVELVDARTDNPQPGHSN; from the coding sequence ATGACCCGGCCGTTCGAAGTGGGTGTGGTGGTGCGGGACCTGGCACTGATGGAGCGCTTCTACTGCGCCGCCATCGGCTGTCATGCCGAGCGCCGTTCGCGCGTACCGGATTCCATCGGCGGTCCGGCCGGGCTCGGCGGCGAACTGGTGGTCGTCTGGCTGGGGGTGCCCTCCGGGGGGTGTGTCAAGTTGATCCTTCCCCGGTCGGCGCCGGTAGCGGCGCATGCGGCGCCCTCACCGGCCGGACGTCCGGGGCTGTCGTACCTCACCTTCCACTTCGACGACATGGACCCCGTGGTGGCGGCACTGAAGGCCGCGGGTGCCCGGCCCCTTTCGGACCCGGTCGTCGTCCGGGCGCGCGGCCGGCGCATCAGCTTCTGGGCCGATCCGGAGGGCAACGTCGTGGAGTTGGTGGACGCGCGGACCGACAACCCGCAGCCGGGGCATAGTAATTAG
- a CDS encoding thiamine pyrophosphate-dependent dehydrogenase E1 component subunit alpha, whose protein sequence is MAQRASTASKKSPQVSAQVIRDLHERMVRIRLFETEAGKLMEAGKLPGFLHLYVGQEAVAAGVMAALRDDDQITSTHRGHGHAVAKGVGFREMYAELYGRVTGACLGRGGSMHINDLSRGMLGANGIVGAGVPIAVGAAFAARYKGEDSVAVTFFGDGATNIGAWHEGANMAAILGLPVVFVCENNGYAEFTPQSGHMLLTDVADRAAAYGMPSVIVDGMDAVAVHRAAAEAVERARRGEGPMMIEAKTYRFFDHQGVKGLRHPYRSDEEVAEWKTRDPIDLIEARVVADGTATRAELDDVWQRTRDEIAEAIAYAEASPLPDPADLLLNVYSG, encoded by the coding sequence ATGGCTCAACGAGCGTCAACGGCGTCGAAGAAATCCCCGCAGGTCAGCGCGCAGGTCATCAGGGACCTGCACGAGCGCATGGTGCGCATCCGGCTGTTCGAGACCGAGGCGGGCAAACTCATGGAGGCGGGCAAACTGCCCGGCTTCCTGCACCTCTACGTCGGTCAGGAAGCCGTGGCCGCCGGCGTGATGGCAGCCCTGCGCGACGACGACCAGATCACCTCCACCCACCGCGGCCACGGACACGCCGTGGCCAAGGGCGTCGGCTTCCGCGAGATGTACGCCGAGCTGTACGGCCGGGTCACCGGCGCGTGCCTCGGCCGCGGCGGGAGCATGCACATCAACGACCTCAGCCGCGGCATGCTCGGCGCCAACGGCATCGTCGGCGCCGGCGTCCCCATCGCCGTGGGCGCCGCCTTCGCCGCCCGCTACAAGGGCGAGGACAGCGTCGCCGTGACCTTCTTCGGTGACGGCGCCACCAACATCGGTGCCTGGCACGAGGGCGCCAACATGGCCGCGATCCTCGGCCTGCCCGTGGTCTTCGTCTGCGAGAACAACGGCTATGCGGAGTTCACCCCGCAGTCCGGGCACATGCTGCTCACCGATGTCGCCGACCGGGCCGCCGCCTACGGCATGCCCAGCGTGATCGTCGACGGCATGGACGCGGTCGCCGTCCACCGCGCCGCCGCCGAAGCCGTCGAACGGGCCCGACGCGGCGAGGGTCCGATGATGATCGAGGCCAAGACCTACCGCTTCTTCGACCACCAGGGCGTCAAGGGACTGCGGCACCCCTACCGCTCGGACGAGGAGGTCGCCGAGTGGAAGACCCGCGACCCCATCGACCTGATCGAGGCCCGGGTCGTCGCCGACGGCACCGCGACCCGTGCGGAGCTGGACGACGTATGGCAGCGCACGCGCGACGAGATCGCCGAAGCCATCGCGTACGCCGAGGCGAGCCCGCTGCCCGACCCCGCCGACCTGCTGCTCAACGTCTACTCGGGATGA